The sequence TGCGGGCCGGTCTGATCAAGGTGGCCGGCGCCTTCCACACGCTCGACGCACACGCCCGGCTCACCATGACCGCGGCGGCCGGGGCCCACCACCGCACGGGTGCGCCGATCGCCGTCCACCTGGAGCTGGGCACGGCCGCACTCGACGTCCTGGACCTGCTGTGCGGGGAGTTGGGTGTCCCGCCGCACCGGGTGATCCTCGGCCACCTCGGCCGCTCCCCGGACGGGGCGGTGCAGCGGGAGGCGGCGCGGGCGGGCGCCTTCCTGGCGTTCGACGGGCCCTCGCGGGCCAACCACGCGACGGACTGGCGGCTGCCGGACGAGATGGCGGCGCTGGCCGGGGCGGGGTTCACCGGGCAGTTGCTGCTGGGCGGTGACACGACCGTGCCGGAGACTCCCGGCATGCCGTACCTGCTGCGCCGGCTGCGTCCCCGTCTGGAGGAGGTGCTGGGCGCCGAGGCGATGGAGGCGGTGCTGGTGGCGAATCCGGCGCGGGCGTTCGCGTTCGAGGCGGCGGCAGGAGCCTGGGAGCCCGCGATTCCGGTGTGAGCCGGCCTCTTCAGGACAGCGCCCCCAGCGGGTCGTCCAGGACCGGTTGCCAGGCCAGCTCCGCCGCCCCGACCAGGCTGTTGTGGTCGAGGGTGCAGGGCAGGATCGGCACGCTCCCGCTGCGCCCCCACAGGCTGCGGTCGGCCACCACCGCCCGCAGCCGCTC is a genomic window of Streptomyces sp. NBC_00708 containing:
- a CDS encoding phosphotriesterase, with product MVALVRTVLGDIAPGELGVCDAHDHLFLRSPVLPGQELDDPGAAAERLRAFHALGGRTIVQWTPHGMGRRAGALAELSRTTGTHVVASTGLHQAVHYPPELLDRIRDDLAGLFVAELTEGIGTTGVRAGLIKVAGAFHTLDAHARLTMTAAAGAHHRTGAPIAVHLELGTAALDVLDLLCGELGVPPHRVILGHLGRSPDGAVQREAARAGAFLAFDGPSRANHATDWRLPDEMAALAGAGFTGQLLLGGDTTVPETPGMPYLLRRLRPRLEEVLGAEAMEAVLVANPARAFAFEAAAGAWEPAIPV